A region of Lycium barbarum isolate Lr01 chromosome 1, ASM1917538v2, whole genome shotgun sequence DNA encodes the following proteins:
- the LOC132632195 gene encoding serine/arginine-rich splicing factor RS31-like isoform X2, producing MKPIFVGNFEFDTRQSELERLFSKYGRIERVDMKSGFAFVYFEDERDAADAIRGTDNIPFGYERRRLSVEWAKGERGRHRSDGPKSGGNQRPTKTLFVINFDPIRTRVRDIEKHFEPYGKVLHVRIRRNFAFVQFENQEEATRALECTHMSKILDRVVSVEYALKDDDERGDRYNSSPRRDYGRQRDSPTYRRSPSPMYRRNRPSPDYGRPSPDYGRRHSPVRNGPSYDRYRSPEYGRYRRSPVRRSR from the exons ATGAAGCCTATTTTCGTCGGGAACTTTGAGTTTGATACTCGCCAGTCAGAACTGGAACGGTTGTTTTCCAAGTATGGAAGAATAGAGCGAGTTGACATGAAATCTG GGTTTGCTTTTGTCTACTTTGAGGATGAGCGAGATGCAGCAGATGCAATCCGTGGGACTGACAACATTCCATTTGGTTATGAAAGGCGCCGTCTGTCAGTGGAATGGGCAAAA GGGGAACGTGGTAGGCATCGTAGTGATGGTCCAAAGTCTGGTGGAAACCAGAGGCCAACAAAAACATTGTTTGTCATAAACTTTGACCCTATTCGTACTAGGGTCCGAGACATAGAAAAACACTTTGAACCTTATGGCAAAGTTCTTCATGTTCGCATACGTCGCAATTTTGCATTTGTGCAGTTTGAAAATCAGGAAGAAGCCACAAGAGCTTTGGAGTGTACACACATGAG TAAGATCCTGGATAGAGTGGTTTCAGTGGAGTATGCGTTGAAAGATGATGATGAGAGGGGGGACAGATATAACAGCAGCCCTAGAAGAGATTATGGCAGGCAAAGGGATAGCCCTACTTATCGTAGGTCACCTAGCCCAATGTATCGCAGGAACCGACCTAGTCCAGATTATGGACGACCTAGTCCAGACTATGGACGACGTCATAGTCCTGTTCGTAACGGTCCATCATATGACAGATACAGGAGTCCAGAGTATGGAAGGTATCGCAG GTCTCCTGTTCGGAGGTCAAGATGA
- the LOC132632195 gene encoding serine/arginine-rich splicing factor RS31-like isoform X1, translated as MKPIFVGNFEFDTRQSELERLFSKYGRIERVDMKSGFAFVYFEDERDAADAIRGTDNIPFGYERRRLSVEWAKGERGRHRSDGPKSGGNQRPTKTLFVINFDPIRTRVRDIEKHFEPYGKVLHVRIRRNFAFVQFENQEEATRALECTHMSKILDRVVSVEYALKDDDERGDRYNSSPRRDYGRQRDSPTYRRSPSPMYRRNRPSPDYGRPSPDYGRRHSPVRNGPSYDRYRSPEYGRYRSRSPVRRSR; from the exons ATGAAGCCTATTTTCGTCGGGAACTTTGAGTTTGATACTCGCCAGTCAGAACTGGAACGGTTGTTTTCCAAGTATGGAAGAATAGAGCGAGTTGACATGAAATCTG GGTTTGCTTTTGTCTACTTTGAGGATGAGCGAGATGCAGCAGATGCAATCCGTGGGACTGACAACATTCCATTTGGTTATGAAAGGCGCCGTCTGTCAGTGGAATGGGCAAAA GGGGAACGTGGTAGGCATCGTAGTGATGGTCCAAAGTCTGGTGGAAACCAGAGGCCAACAAAAACATTGTTTGTCATAAACTTTGACCCTATTCGTACTAGGGTCCGAGACATAGAAAAACACTTTGAACCTTATGGCAAAGTTCTTCATGTTCGCATACGTCGCAATTTTGCATTTGTGCAGTTTGAAAATCAGGAAGAAGCCACAAGAGCTTTGGAGTGTACACACATGAG TAAGATCCTGGATAGAGTGGTTTCAGTGGAGTATGCGTTGAAAGATGATGATGAGAGGGGGGACAGATATAACAGCAGCCCTAGAAGAGATTATGGCAGGCAAAGGGATAGCCCTACTTATCGTAGGTCACCTAGCCCAATGTATCGCAGGAACCGACCTAGTCCAGATTATGGACGACCTAGTCCAGACTATGGACGACGTCATAGTCCTGTTCGTAACGGTCCATCATATGACAGATACAGGAGTCCAGAGTATGGAAGGTATCGCAG CAGGTCTCCTGTTCGGAGGTCAAGATGA
- the LOC132632195 gene encoding serine/arginine-rich splicing factor RS31-like isoform X3 produces the protein MQGLYLLTFLKPSHILAGFAFVYFEDERDAADAIRGTDNIPFGYERRRLSVEWAKGERGRHRSDGPKSGGNQRPTKTLFVINFDPIRTRVRDIEKHFEPYGKVLHVRIRRNFAFVQFENQEEATRALECTHMSKILDRVVSVEYALKDDDERGDRYNSSPRRDYGRQRDSPTYRRSPSPMYRRNRPSPDYGRPSPDYGRRHSPVRNGPSYDRYRSPEYGRYRSRSPVRRSR, from the exons ATGCAAGGCCTCTACCTCCTTACTTTCCTCAAGCCTTCTCACATACTTGCAG GGTTTGCTTTTGTCTACTTTGAGGATGAGCGAGATGCAGCAGATGCAATCCGTGGGACTGACAACATTCCATTTGGTTATGAAAGGCGCCGTCTGTCAGTGGAATGGGCAAAA GGGGAACGTGGTAGGCATCGTAGTGATGGTCCAAAGTCTGGTGGAAACCAGAGGCCAACAAAAACATTGTTTGTCATAAACTTTGACCCTATTCGTACTAGGGTCCGAGACATAGAAAAACACTTTGAACCTTATGGCAAAGTTCTTCATGTTCGCATACGTCGCAATTTTGCATTTGTGCAGTTTGAAAATCAGGAAGAAGCCACAAGAGCTTTGGAGTGTACACACATGAG TAAGATCCTGGATAGAGTGGTTTCAGTGGAGTATGCGTTGAAAGATGATGATGAGAGGGGGGACAGATATAACAGCAGCCCTAGAAGAGATTATGGCAGGCAAAGGGATAGCCCTACTTATCGTAGGTCACCTAGCCCAATGTATCGCAGGAACCGACCTAGTCCAGATTATGGACGACCTAGTCCAGACTATGGACGACGTCATAGTCCTGTTCGTAACGGTCCATCATATGACAGATACAGGAGTCCAGAGTATGGAAGGTATCGCAG CAGGTCTCCTGTTCGGAGGTCAAGATGA
- the LOC132632212 gene encoding calcium-binding protein KIC, with product MEYQDLLPVMAEKLDVEAFVAELCGGFRLLADPKNGLITSASLQKNSGLLGMEGMSKEDAEAMVKEGDLDGDGALNETEFCILMVRLSPEMMQDAEVWLDKALQRELPKSSC from the coding sequence ATGGAATATCAAGACTTGTTACCTGTGATGGCGGAAAAATTGGACGTGGAGGCGTTTGTCGCGGAGCTATGTGGAGGATTCAGGCTTCTGGCTGACCCCAAAAATGGCTTGATCACATCAGCGAGTTTGCAGAAAAATTCGGGGCTTTTGGGAATGGAAGGGATGAGTAAAGAAGATGCAGAGGCTATGGTGAAAGAAGGAGATTTGGATGGAGATGGAGCATTGAATGAAACAGAGTTTTGTATTCTTATGGTTAGACTTAGTCCAGAAATGATGCAAGATGCTGAGGTCTGGCTTGATAAGGCACTCCAAAGAGAATTGCCAAAATCCTCTTGTTGA